A single Curtobacterium sp. MCJR17_020 DNA region contains:
- a CDS encoding zinc-binding dehydrogenase has product MRAVVHETFAEPADVLEVQERPVPTPGAGEVLVRTVLSPIHNHDLWTVRGTYGFKPELPAASGTEALGVVEALGEGVTNLTVGQRVAGGAFGVWAEYYTANAAGLVPVPDAMSDEAAAQLVSMPFSAISLLHSLDLHEGDWLIQNAANGAVGRMVAQLGAARGINVIGLVRRAAGVEELREQGIERIVATDADDWKDQVAAITGGAPIVAGVESVGGKAAGDIASVLGENATLVVFGAMASPTLEIPSGKVIFGQLTVKGFWGSVVSKTMPAETKGQLFGELITRVLDGSLTLPVAETFAFEQVRDAVRASDTAGRVGKVLLRP; this is encoded by the coding sequence ATGCGCGCCGTCGTCCACGAGACCTTCGCCGAGCCCGCCGACGTCCTCGAGGTGCAGGAGCGCCCCGTCCCGACGCCCGGCGCCGGCGAGGTCCTCGTCCGCACGGTCCTCTCCCCCATCCACAACCACGACCTGTGGACCGTCCGCGGCACCTACGGCTTCAAGCCCGAGCTGCCCGCAGCATCCGGCACCGAGGCGCTCGGTGTCGTCGAGGCCCTGGGCGAGGGCGTCACGAACCTGACGGTCGGCCAGCGCGTCGCCGGCGGCGCCTTCGGCGTCTGGGCCGAGTACTACACCGCGAACGCCGCCGGACTCGTCCCGGTTCCGGACGCGATGTCCGACGAGGCCGCCGCACAGCTCGTCTCGATGCCGTTCAGCGCGATCAGCCTGCTGCACTCGCTCGACCTGCACGAGGGCGACTGGCTGATCCAGAACGCCGCGAACGGCGCGGTCGGCCGCATGGTCGCCCAGCTCGGCGCAGCCCGCGGCATCAACGTCATCGGCCTGGTGCGTCGCGCCGCCGGTGTCGAGGAGCTGCGCGAGCAGGGCATCGAGCGCATCGTCGCCACCGACGCGGACGACTGGAAGGACCAGGTCGCCGCGATCACCGGAGGCGCTCCGATCGTCGCCGGCGTCGAGTCCGTGGGCGGCAAGGCCGCCGGCGACATCGCATCGGTGCTCGGCGAGAACGCCACCCTCGTCGTCTTCGGCGCGATGGCGTCGCCCACGCTCGAGATCCCGTCGGGCAAGGTCATCTTCGGGCAGCTCACCGTGAAGGGCTTCTGGGGCAGCGTCGTCAGCAAGACGATGCCGGCCGAGACGAAGGGGCAGCTCTTCGGTGAGCTCATCACCCGCGTGCTCGACGGCTCGCTGACGCTCCCCGTCGCCGAGACCTTCGCCTTCGAGCAGGTCCGCGACGCCGTCCGCGCCTCGGACACCGCCGGCCGCGTCGGCAAGGTGCTCCTGCGCCCGTGA
- a CDS encoding sugar porter family MFS transporter, with translation MVDIKPTAPTVALPPIGTGPHRRRLGVLALVATFGGLLFGYDTGVINGALNPMKAELGLTNFTEGVVTSSLLFGAAIGAMLGGRIADGWGRRKTIIALAVTFFLGTLICVVAPTFGVIVVGRVLLGLAVGGASTVVPVFLAELAPFEIRGSLSGRNELMIVIGQLAAFVVNAIIGNLWGEGNGVWRVMLAVCALPAIALFVGMLRVPESPRWLASKGRYDEALSVLQQVRTTERATAELDDIKRSNDLEAKEDRVSGWQTLRGNKWLIRIVLIGAGLGVAQQLTGINSIMYYGQTVLIESGFQASAALIANIAPGVIAVVGGVIALYNMEKINRRTTLIIGFSLTTVCHFLIGIASVALPEGNPARPWVILFLVVAFVGSMQTFLNIAVWVVLSEIFPTQIRALGMGISVFCLWIANAFLGLYFPTIVAATGITGTFFGFGIVGLLALLFIWKFVPESRGRTLEEVEEGVTTGNIFTVPQKASRG, from the coding sequence ATGGTCGACATCAAGCCGACAGCCCCGACTGTCGCACTGCCCCCGATCGGGACCGGACCGCACCGACGCCGCCTCGGCGTCCTGGCCCTGGTCGCCACGTTCGGTGGGCTGCTCTTCGGGTACGACACCGGTGTCATCAACGGTGCCCTGAACCCGATGAAGGCCGAGCTCGGTCTCACGAACTTCACCGAGGGCGTCGTCACCAGCTCCCTGTTGTTCGGCGCCGCGATCGGTGCCATGCTCGGCGGTCGCATCGCCGACGGGTGGGGCCGTCGCAAGACGATCATCGCCCTCGCCGTGACGTTCTTCCTCGGCACGCTCATCTGCGTCGTCGCACCGACGTTCGGAGTGATCGTCGTCGGTCGTGTGCTCCTCGGCCTCGCGGTGGGTGGGGCATCGACCGTCGTCCCGGTGTTCCTCGCCGAACTCGCCCCGTTCGAGATCCGCGGTTCGCTGTCCGGCCGCAACGAGCTCATGATCGTGATCGGGCAGCTCGCCGCGTTCGTGGTCAACGCCATCATCGGCAACCTGTGGGGTGAGGGCAACGGCGTCTGGCGCGTCATGCTGGCCGTCTGTGCGCTCCCCGCCATCGCACTCTTCGTCGGCATGCTCCGGGTGCCGGAGTCGCCGCGTTGGCTCGCGTCGAAGGGGCGGTACGACGAAGCGCTGTCCGTCCTGCAGCAGGTCCGCACCACGGAGCGTGCGACCGCCGAGCTCGACGACATCAAGCGGAGCAACGACCTCGAGGCGAAGGAAGATCGCGTCAGCGGATGGCAGACGCTGCGCGGGAACAAGTGGCTCATCCGCATCGTGCTCATCGGTGCCGGGCTCGGCGTCGCCCAGCAGCTCACCGGCATCAACTCGATCATGTACTACGGGCAGACCGTGCTCATCGAGTCCGGGTTCCAGGCGTCGGCAGCCCTCATCGCCAACATCGCCCCCGGCGTGATCGCCGTGGTCGGTGGCGTCATCGCGCTGTACAACATGGAGAAGATCAACCGCCGGACGACCCTGATCATCGGGTTCTCGCTGACGACGGTCTGCCACTTCCTGATCGGCATCGCCTCGGTCGCGCTGCCCGAGGGCAATCCGGCCCGCCCGTGGGTGATCCTGTTCCTCGTCGTCGCGTTCGTCGGCTCGATGCAGACCTTCCTCAACATCGCCGTGTGGGTGGTGCTGTCGGAGATCTTCCCGACCCAGATCCGCGCGCTCGGCATGGGCATCTCGGTGTTCTGCCTCTGGATCGCGAACGCGTTCCTCGGGCTGTACTTCCCGACGATCGTCGCCGCGACCGGCATCACGGGCACGTTCTTCGGATTCGGGATCGTCGGTCTGCTCGCGCTGCTCTTCATCTGGAAGTTCGTGCCGGAGAGCCGCGGTCGCACCCTCGAGGAAGTGGAAGAGGGCGTCACCACCGGCAACATCTTCACCGTCCCGCAGAAGGCGTCGCGCGGCTAG
- a CDS encoding LysM domain-containing protein produces the protein MHRTLAIGVVVAAAVALSGCSLLRGSDRAVPAPSTPATTSTSSATPTPTPDADPEGDLLESSAHPRTPTPEPTESAAPAPTLTPIPAGTVLAQGDVASPKGSVHFRFRVVAVGDDTFTAQYSGFTSTLPVPVGVGLFDLPRAVGDGLTYPGVGDRTLGGPTSTATAVDVPLSGSGVDPSHLTTLVTYSAADPGQEVPVEIGAGKVLAVTTVRWSVPARQTNVHPKDAGARANATGPVTATTTGGAPRSYTVAPDDLIGDVAARFGISVRALVWLNEGVQVFGTDQHLYEGTTLNLDPLAR, from the coding sequence ATGCACCGGACGCTCGCGATCGGGGTCGTCGTCGCGGCCGCCGTGGCACTGTCGGGGTGCTCGCTGCTGCGCGGGTCGGACCGAGCCGTCCCCGCCCCGTCCACCCCGGCGACGACGTCGACCTCGTCCGCCACGCCGACGCCGACGCCCGACGCCGACCCGGAGGGCGACCTCCTCGAGTCGTCGGCGCACCCCCGCACGCCGACGCCGGAACCCACCGAGTCGGCGGCTCCGGCTCCGACGCTGACGCCGATCCCCGCCGGGACCGTCCTCGCCCAGGGTGACGTCGCGTCCCCGAAGGGCAGCGTGCACTTCCGGTTCCGCGTGGTCGCGGTCGGCGACGACACGTTCACCGCCCAGTACTCCGGCTTCACCTCGACCCTGCCGGTGCCGGTCGGGGTCGGCCTGTTCGACCTGCCGCGCGCGGTCGGCGACGGCCTGACCTACCCCGGCGTCGGCGACCGGACGCTCGGTGGGCCGACCAGCACGGCGACCGCGGTGGACGTCCCACTGAGCGGCTCCGGCGTCGACCCGTCGCACCTCACCACGCTCGTGACCTACTCCGCGGCGGATCCGGGGCAGGAGGTCCCGGTCGAGATCGGGGCCGGCAAGGTGCTCGCGGTGACCACCGTGCGGTGGTCCGTCCCGGCGCGGCAGACGAACGTGCACCCGAAGGACGCCGGTGCCCGGGCGAACGCGACCGGTCCGGTCACCGCGACGACGACGGGCGGGGCGCCGCGGTCGTACACGGTCGCCCCGGACGACCTCATCGGGGACGTCGCCGCGCGGTTCGGCATCAGCGTGCGGGCGCTCGTCTGGCTCAACGAGGGCGTGCAGGTGTTCGGGACGGACCAGCACCTCTACGAGGGGACGACGCTCAACCTCGACCCGCTCGCCCGCTGA